The Ramlibacter algicola genome segment ACGTTCTCGACCGAACGGGTCTCGACCTGCGCGCCGAGCGCTTTCTGCAGCGTGAGGCGCCCTTCCTCGTGCTGGCGCACCCAGCCGGCCTGCGTGAGCGGGGCGACCTCGATGAACGCCACCTTCAGCGGCGGCGCCTGCGCGAACGAGGGAAAGACGAGAGAAGCGGCCGCGAGCGCGGCTGCGAGGTTTTTGACCATGGTTGTCCTCGACATGGCCCCGATGGAACGACGAAGCCGCTGCGGGGCACAGCGGCTTGGGGGAGATTGTAGGCGCCCCCTAGGCGGCGAAGCGCAGCTGGGCGACTTCGAGCAGGCCGTCGAAGATCAGGCTGTCGACCAGCTCGCACGGCAGCGTCATGTGCGGCGCCATCTTCCAGCCCGCGCCGCCGGTCATGTAGACGACCGGTTCGGCCCCGCAGTGCTCGCGCACGTGGCGCGCCATGCGGTCCACCGCGCCCGCGATGGCGAAGGTGCCGCCGCTGGTGAGCGCATCGCTGGTGTTGGTGGGGAACTCGCGAACGTCGCCGGTCGGCACGTGCAGGCCGGCGGTGCCCGACTCCAGCGCGCGCAGCATGATGCCGTGGCCCGGCAGGATGAAGCCACCGAGGAAGCGGCCGGCGGCGTCGACCGCCTCGACCGTCACCGCGGTGCCGACCATCACGACCACCATGGGCCGCTGCGGGCCGCGCGCCAGCATGCGGTGGCGCGCGCCGATCATCGCGACCCAGCGGTCGGCGCCGAGCCGCGCAGGGTGGTCATAGCCGTTGCTGAGGCCCGCTTCGCCGGCGCTGGCGTACACCCATTGCGCCGGCAGGTCCCACAGTTCCTCCATCTGCGCCTCGGCACGGCGGCGCACGGCGTCCGCGGCCACGGTGCAGCCGAGCATGCGCCCCGGCCGCATGAGGTTGGCCCAGGGCCCTTCGGCCAGGCGCTCGATCTGCTCGAGGAATTCGGCGCCGTGCGCCAGCAGCGACGACCCGGGACGTGCGTCGTCGTACACCGCCCACTTGAGGCGCGTGTTGCCGATGTCCAGCGCGAGGAAGGTCACGCGGGTCAGCCGGCGGCCCGCAACTGCTCGCCCATGGCGGCCAGCTGGCGCTGCAAGGTCGTTTCGTGCGTGCACAGCTGGCCGCAATCGGCCTGCAGCGCTTCAGTGCGGGCGCGCACGCTGCCGGTGAGCTCCTGGCCCTGCTTGATGCGGGGACCTTCGGCCTTGCCTTCCGTGGCAGCCTCGGCGAGCGCGCCGAGGCCGTGCCGCCATTCGGCGACTTCGCCGTTCAACAGCCGGGTGGCGGCCTGCAGCACCTCGATGCGGCGCTTGGCGGTCGCGCGGGCTTCGCCGTGGGCCTGTTGCGACGCGGCGGCCGCGGCGCGCAAGGACTTCAGGCGGCCGACCAGCAGCTCGCAGCGCGACGAGTCCTGCGCCAGCTGGGCGCGTCCTTCCGCATCGAGCGAGGCATCGGCCTCGCGCGTCTTCAGCTGGTTGCGCATGTCCTGCAACCAGCGCGCGCCCTGGTCGATGACCTTGTCGAGCGCCTTGTACTCGACGTCGAACTCCACCATCGTGCGCTCGTGCGCGGCGTCGCGCGTGGCCTGCTCCTTCTGCATCGGGACCACGAGGTCGGCCAGCGCCTGCGCGGCCTTGTCGACCTTGCCGACGCGGTACGCGAACTCGGCACCGGCGGCCTTGGCCTTGCCGGTGAGGTTGGCGATGATGCCCTTCACCTCGAGCGGCGCGAAATCCATCTTGCCCAGCTTCTCGGCCAGCTTGTCGACGGCGGCCTGGAGGCTTTCGGCGGGCGCCAGCCGGCTCTGGTCCTCGAGCTGCTTCTGCAATTCCGCCAGCCGGGACACGTGCTGGTGGCCGACGTCGGCGGCCATGCGGTCCAGGAAGGCGGACGGCGACACCGTGGCCTTGGCCGTGGCGGCCACCTGGGCCAGCTTGGCCGGCGTCATCAGGGAGGCGGTGCGGTCGTTCTCGTCGTCCATGGGGCGGCTCCGGGGGCGGGCGGTGCCCAATGGTAGCGCCGCCCGGGCGGCGGCCCGTGGACGGCGCCTCAGATCACGCCGAGCCAGCAGGCGCGCTGGATGGCGGCCAGCTTGTTGTCGACCTTCAGCTTCGCCATGGCGTTGGCCAGGTGGTAGTTGACCGTGCGCTCCGTGCAATGGAGCTGCTGCGCGGATTCGCGCGCGGTGAGGCCCTGGAAGGCCAGCACCAGGCACTCGCGCTCGCGCGGGCTGAGCGTCGACCGCTGCACCGCGATCGCGCGCTGCAGCAGCGGCCACACGTTGAGCGCCGACCACACGAGCTGCGCCGCCTCGCCGCGGTCGGTGAGCTCGCGCTGGGTGAACATGAAGCACTCGAACGCGCGGCCGGCGGGCAGCGGCAGTTCGACGCGGACAACGCTGTGCAAGCCGTGCGCCAGCCATTGCGCACGCCAGCTCGTGGGCGCCGCATCGTCGTGGCGTGCGAGCGACTGCCACGCGGCGAGCGGGGCGCCCGACTCGCGCCAGCTGGCACCGTAGTCGGCGCTGGCGGCGAGCGTGCGTGCCGCGATGGCCATCGACTGCGGACGGACGGCAAGCACCTGGCGCTCGTGCGCCGTGCCGAACGGGTCGGGACCGAGCACGACCACCGCTTGGAGGGGCGATTCGCCCTTGCTGCCCAGCCAGTCGGCGAGCACCGTGTCCAGATCGACACTGTCAGAGTTCACAGGCAGCGCCATGGACAGGGGTGTGGGGTCGCATGTGCTGAGACAATAGCAGCAACACGATACGAATTCGCATCTGGCACACCTTCGCATGCCCGCACGTCCCTCGCGCCACCAGCAGCGTCTCCACGCGGGGAGCACGGCTTGACGTTCCCTCTTTTCCAGCGGCCCGGCACCATCGTGCTGCTCGATGACGACCGCGACTACCTCGAGATGCTGTCGCTCGTGCTGCCCCGCCAATGGCATGCGCGCCTGTTCCTGCATCCGCACGATTGCATTCGCAAGCTGCGCGAGGAGCCGCCGTTCTGGGAAGCCGATGCCTGGCACCAGCAGCAGATGGTCGACCAGTGGCGCGCCGGCCGCGCGCTGGTGCCGCAGATCCTCGAATACTGGTCGCGGTCGACGGAGCGCTACGCGCTCACTCGCGTGTGCGTCGTCGACTACTCGATGCCCGAGATGGACGGCCTGCAGGTGCTGTCGCAACTGGGCGAGTGGGCCGGCGCGCGCGTGCTGCTCACGGGCCAGGCCGACGAGCAGGTCGCGGTGAAGGCGTTCAACGGCGGCCTGATCGAGCAGTTCATCGCCAAGCAGATGCCGGACGTCACGCGGCACCTGGTGCAGGTGCTGCAGCGCCTCATGGGGTCCGCGCACGCGCGCCATGCGCAGACCTGGCGCGCGACGCTGCGGCCCGAGCACCACGCGTTGCTGCGCGACCAGTCGGTGGCCGACGCGCTGGCCGACTTCACGGGCCGCCGCTGGGTGGAACACGTGTGCATCGGCGACCCGTTCGGCATCATCGGGATGGACGCGGGCGGCGCGATCAGCTGGCTGCAACTGGAGACGCCGCAGGGCCTGCCCGCGCTGGCCGAAGTCGCGCAACAGGCCGGCGTCGACGCC includes the following:
- a CDS encoding response regulator; translation: MTFPLFQRPGTIVLLDDDRDYLEMLSLVLPRQWHARLFLHPHDCIRKLREEPPFWEADAWHQQQMVDQWRAGRALVPQILEYWSRSTERYALTRVCVVDYSMPEMDGLQVLSQLGEWAGARVLLTGQADEQVAVKAFNGGLIEQFIAKQMPDVTRHLVQVLQRLMGSAHARHAQTWRATLRPEHHALLRDQSVADALADFTGRRWVEHVCIGDPFGIIGMDAGGAISWLQLETPQGLPALAEVAQQAGVDAEGLDAIRAGRQLANVELATVLGQPVQRADAFTIGVREQLLGAVFDVRTDGGEAGYTRWLARQPKRHVEG
- a CDS encoding helix-turn-helix transcriptional regulator; the encoded protein is MNSDSVDLDTVLADWLGSKGESPLQAVVVLGPDPFGTAHERQVLAVRPQSMAIAARTLAASADYGASWRESGAPLAAWQSLARHDDAAPTSWRAQWLAHGLHSVVRVELPLPAGRAFECFMFTQRELTDRGEAAQLVWSALNVWPLLQRAIAVQRSTLSPRERECLVLAFQGLTARESAQQLHCTERTVNYHLANAMAKLKVDNKLAAIQRACWLGVI
- a CDS encoding type III pantothenate kinase; the protein is MTFLALDIGNTRLKWAVYDDARPGSSLLAHGAEFLEQIERLAEGPWANLMRPGRMLGCTVAADAVRRRAEAQMEELWDLPAQWVYASAGEAGLSNGYDHPARLGADRWVAMIGARHRMLARGPQRPMVVVMVGTAVTVEAVDAAGRFLGGFILPGHGIMLRALESGTAGLHVPTGDVREFPTNTSDALTSGGTFAIAGAVDRMARHVREHCGAEPVVYMTGGAGWKMAPHMTLPCELVDSLIFDGLLEVAQLRFAA